The following coding sequences are from one Triticum aestivum cultivar Chinese Spring chromosome 5A, IWGSC CS RefSeq v2.1, whole genome shotgun sequence window:
- the LOC123105979 gene encoding WAT1-related protein At5g64700-like isoform X4: MGSSFKSEWGPAICMVLIELFTTGQLLLTKVVVDAGLMVFALLTYRFFLGAALVVPLALILEPALVGFTIPGFAYIGLGDTSPGYAVNFYNIIPIAAFILAVLFRKEPLDMRSLVGNIKVVGTLVCVGGTLVISLYKGKVLHLWPTNIIGYHPKQAGAAFGHHHVRGTILLITSSLSLAVWYTVQAQMLKVFPYKYWSTVATCFVGSIQTAVVGVAMNREKATWALKWNMSLLTIVYSAILNTAAKFVMISWVVTQRGPTYPAMFCAVTVFFTTILDSLLLGNDLSVGSVLGMFMILAGLYLFLWGKRKESVPPSEENPKEQMLFQSGDKNDKSVANV, encoded by the exons ATGGGGTCGTCGTTTAAGTCGGAGTGGGGGCCGGCGATCTGCATGGTGCTCATCGAGCTGTTCACCACGGGGCAGCTGCTGCTCACCAAGGTGGTGGTCGACGCTGGCCTCATGGTCTTCGCCCTCCTCACCTACCGCTTCTTCCTCGGTGCCGCCCTCGTTGTCCCTCTCGCCCTCATCCTTGAGCC TGCACTTGTGGG ATTCACAATTCCTGGTTTCGCCTACATTGGCCTCGGAGACACATCGCCAGGATACGCGGTAAACTTCTATAACATCATACCGATTGCCGCCTTCATCCTCGCGGTTCTTTTCAG GAAGGAGCCACTGGACATGAGGAGCCTGGTGGGGAACATCAAGGTCGTCGGAACCCTAGTCTGCGTTGGAGGAACGCTGGTGATCAGCCTGTACAAGGGCAAGGTGCTGCACCTTTGGCCCACAAATATCATTGGCTACCACCCGAAGCAAGCCGGAGCTGCTTTTGGTCACCACCATGTGCGTGGAACCATCTTGCTCATCACCAGCAGCCTCAGCCTCGCCGTCTGGTACACAGTACAG GCTCAGATGCTAAAAGTGTTCCCATATAAGTACTGGTCCACTGTCGCTACATGCTTCGTGGGGAGCATCCAAACGGCTGTCGTGGGGGTTGCGATGAACAGAGAGAAGGCAACATGGGCGCTCAAATGGAACATGAGCTTGCTCACCATTGTGTACTCG GCAATACTCAACACTGCTGCCAAATTTGTGATGATTTCGTGGGTCGTCACGCAGCGTGGGCCAACCTATCCGGCCATGTTTTGCGCCGTGACGGTGTTCTTCACTACTATTCTCGACTCGTTGCTTCTCGGCAATGATCTGTCCGTTGGGAG TGTTCTAGGCATGTTCATGATTCTAGCTGGGCTCTATCTTTTCCTTTGGGGAAAGAGAAAAGAATCGGTACCTCCGAGTGAAGAAAATCCAAAGGAACAAATGTTGTTTCAGAGTGGAGACAAGAATGATAAATCAGTAGCTAATGTATGA
- the LOC123105979 gene encoding WAT1-related protein At5g64700-like isoform X2 codes for MGSSFKSEWGPAICMVLIELFTTGQLLLTKVVVDAGLMVFALLTYRFFLGAALVVPLALILEPGKLKELTLKAFIWIFTSALVGFTIPGFAYIGLGDTSPGYAVNFYNIIPIAAFILAVLFRKEPLDMRSLVGNIKVVGTLVCVGGTLVISLYKGKVLHLWPTNIIGYHPKQAGAAFGHHHVRGTILLITSSLSLAVWYTVQAQMLKVFPYKYWSTVATCFVGSIQTAVVGVAMNREKATWALKWNMSLLTIVYSAILNTAAKFVMISWVVTQRGPTYPAMFCAVTVFFTTILDSLLLGNDLSVGSVLGMFMILAGLYLFLWGKRKESVPPSEENPKEQMLFQSGDKNDKSVANV; via the exons ATGGGGTCGTCGTTTAAGTCGGAGTGGGGGCCGGCGATCTGCATGGTGCTCATCGAGCTGTTCACCACGGGGCAGCTGCTGCTCACCAAGGTGGTGGTCGACGCTGGCCTCATGGTCTTCGCCCTCCTCACCTACCGCTTCTTCCTCGGTGCCGCCCTCGTTGTCCCTCTCGCCCTCATCCTTGAGCC AGGGAAGTTGAAGGAGCTTACACTGAAGGCGTTCATATGGATTTTCACCAGTGCACTTGTGGG ATTCACAATTCCTGGTTTCGCCTACATTGGCCTCGGAGACACATCGCCAGGATACGCGGTAAACTTCTATAACATCATACCGATTGCCGCCTTCATCCTCGCGGTTCTTTTCAG GAAGGAGCCACTGGACATGAGGAGCCTGGTGGGGAACATCAAGGTCGTCGGAACCCTAGTCTGCGTTGGAGGAACGCTGGTGATCAGCCTGTACAAGGGCAAGGTGCTGCACCTTTGGCCCACAAATATCATTGGCTACCACCCGAAGCAAGCCGGAGCTGCTTTTGGTCACCACCATGTGCGTGGAACCATCTTGCTCATCACCAGCAGCCTCAGCCTCGCCGTCTGGTACACAGTACAG GCTCAGATGCTAAAAGTGTTCCCATATAAGTACTGGTCCACTGTCGCTACATGCTTCGTGGGGAGCATCCAAACGGCTGTCGTGGGGGTTGCGATGAACAGAGAGAAGGCAACATGGGCGCTCAAATGGAACATGAGCTTGCTCACCATTGTGTACTCG GCAATACTCAACACTGCTGCCAAATTTGTGATGATTTCGTGGGTCGTCACGCAGCGTGGGCCAACCTATCCGGCCATGTTTTGCGCCGTGACGGTGTTCTTCACTACTATTCTCGACTCGTTGCTTCTCGGCAATGATCTGTCCGTTGGGAG TGTTCTAGGCATGTTCATGATTCTAGCTGGGCTCTATCTTTTCCTTTGGGGAAAGAGAAAAGAATCGGTACCTCCGAGTGAAGAAAATCCAAAGGAACAAATGTTGTTTCAGAGTGGAGACAAGAATGATAAATCAGTAGCTAATGTATGA
- the LOC123105979 gene encoding WAT1-related protein At5g64700-like isoform X3, which translates to MGGSTNVKEWWPAIFMLLIQIFTTGLMLLTKVVVDSGSLAWTLLTYRFFLGAILAIPLAMFFENALVGFTIPGFAYIGLGDTSPGYAVNFYNIIPIAAFILAVLFRKEPLDMRSLVGNIKVVGTLVCVGGTLVISLYKGKVLHLWPTNIIGYHPKQAGAAFGHHHVRGTILLITSSLSLAVWYTVQAQMLKVFPYKYWSTVATCFVGSIQTAVVGVAMNREKATWALKWNMSLLTIVYSAILNTAAKFVMISWVVTQRGPTYPAMFCAVTVFFTTILDSLLLGNDLSVGSVLGMFMILAGLYLFLWGKRKESVPPSEENPKEQMLFQSGDKNDKSVANV; encoded by the exons ATGGGGGGCTCGACGAACGTGAAGGAATGGTGGCCTGCCATCTTCATGTTGTTGATCCAAATTTTCACGACAGGGTTAATGTTGCTCACAAAGGTGGTGGTGGACAGTGGGTCACTTGCTTGGACCTTGCTCACGTACCGCTTCTTCCTTGGCGCCATCTTGGCCATCCCCTTGGCGATGTTCTTTGAGAA TGCACTTGTGGG ATTCACAATTCCTGGTTTCGCCTACATTGGCCTCGGAGACACATCGCCAGGATACGCGGTAAACTTCTATAACATCATACCGATTGCCGCCTTCATCCTCGCGGTTCTTTTCAG GAAGGAGCCACTGGACATGAGGAGCCTGGTGGGGAACATCAAGGTCGTCGGAACCCTAGTCTGCGTTGGAGGAACGCTGGTGATCAGCCTGTACAAGGGCAAGGTGCTGCACCTTTGGCCCACAAATATCATTGGCTACCACCCGAAGCAAGCCGGAGCTGCTTTTGGTCACCACCATGTGCGTGGAACCATCTTGCTCATCACCAGCAGCCTCAGCCTCGCCGTCTGGTACACAGTACAG GCTCAGATGCTAAAAGTGTTCCCATATAAGTACTGGTCCACTGTCGCTACATGCTTCGTGGGGAGCATCCAAACGGCTGTCGTGGGGGTTGCGATGAACAGAGAGAAGGCAACATGGGCGCTCAAATGGAACATGAGCTTGCTCACCATTGTGTACTCG GCAATACTCAACACTGCTGCCAAATTTGTGATGATTTCGTGGGTCGTCACGCAGCGTGGGCCAACCTATCCGGCCATGTTTTGCGCCGTGACGGTGTTCTTCACTACTATTCTCGACTCGTTGCTTCTCGGCAATGATCTGTCCGTTGGGAG TGTTCTAGGCATGTTCATGATTCTAGCTGGGCTCTATCTTTTCCTTTGGGGAAAGAGAAAAGAATCGGTACCTCCGAGTGAAGAAAATCCAAAGGAACAAATGTTGTTTCAGAGTGGAGACAAGAATGATAAATCAGTAGCTAATGTATGA
- the LOC123105979 gene encoding WAT1-related protein At5g64700-like isoform X1: MGGSTNVKEWWPAIFMLLIQIFTTGLMLLTKVVVDSGSLAWTLLTYRFFLGAILAIPLAMFFEKGKLKELTLKAFIWIFTSALVGFTIPGFAYIGLGDTSPGYAVNFYNIIPIAAFILAVLFRKEPLDMRSLVGNIKVVGTLVCVGGTLVISLYKGKVLHLWPTNIIGYHPKQAGAAFGHHHVRGTILLITSSLSLAVWYTVQAQMLKVFPYKYWSTVATCFVGSIQTAVVGVAMNREKATWALKWNMSLLTIVYSAILNTAAKFVMISWVVTQRGPTYPAMFCAVTVFFTTILDSLLLGNDLSVGSVLGMFMILAGLYLFLWGKRKESVPPSEENPKEQMLFQSGDKNDKSVANV; encoded by the exons ATGGGGGGCTCGACGAACGTGAAGGAATGGTGGCCTGCCATCTTCATGTTGTTGATCCAAATTTTCACGACAGGGTTAATGTTGCTCACAAAGGTGGTGGTGGACAGTGGGTCACTTGCTTGGACCTTGCTCACGTACCGCTTCTTCCTTGGCGCCATCTTGGCCATCCCCTTGGCGATGTTCTTTGAGAA AGGGAAGTTGAAGGAGCTTACACTGAAGGCGTTCATATGGATTTTCACCAGTGCACTTGTGGG ATTCACAATTCCTGGTTTCGCCTACATTGGCCTCGGAGACACATCGCCAGGATACGCGGTAAACTTCTATAACATCATACCGATTGCCGCCTTCATCCTCGCGGTTCTTTTCAG GAAGGAGCCACTGGACATGAGGAGCCTGGTGGGGAACATCAAGGTCGTCGGAACCCTAGTCTGCGTTGGAGGAACGCTGGTGATCAGCCTGTACAAGGGCAAGGTGCTGCACCTTTGGCCCACAAATATCATTGGCTACCACCCGAAGCAAGCCGGAGCTGCTTTTGGTCACCACCATGTGCGTGGAACCATCTTGCTCATCACCAGCAGCCTCAGCCTCGCCGTCTGGTACACAGTACAG GCTCAGATGCTAAAAGTGTTCCCATATAAGTACTGGTCCACTGTCGCTACATGCTTCGTGGGGAGCATCCAAACGGCTGTCGTGGGGGTTGCGATGAACAGAGAGAAGGCAACATGGGCGCTCAAATGGAACATGAGCTTGCTCACCATTGTGTACTCG GCAATACTCAACACTGCTGCCAAATTTGTGATGATTTCGTGGGTCGTCACGCAGCGTGGGCCAACCTATCCGGCCATGTTTTGCGCCGTGACGGTGTTCTTCACTACTATTCTCGACTCGTTGCTTCTCGGCAATGATCTGTCCGTTGGGAG TGTTCTAGGCATGTTCATGATTCTAGCTGGGCTCTATCTTTTCCTTTGGGGAAAGAGAAAAGAATCGGTACCTCCGAGTGAAGAAAATCCAAAGGAACAAATGTTGTTTCAGAGTGGAGACAAGAATGATAAATCAGTAGCTAATGTATGA